cgcAGCCTGCAGAGGGGGCGGAGGGGAAGCTGCCTGGGTCTCTGCAGcgccctggaaggaggctggaggcaggtggggttggtctcttctgccaaggaacaagtgacaggacaagagaggatggcctcaggttgccccaggggaggtttaggttgaacataaGGAACAACTTTTTTGCtcttgagggttgtcaaggcctggcccaggctacccaaggcagtgctggaatgcccatgcctggagagcTTTCGAAGCACTGGagatgaggtgctgagggccgtggtttgggggtggcctggcagtgctgggttcgtGGCTGGATtccatgagcttgaaggtctcttccaacccaaacgatgCCAGGTttctctgagtctgtgactcgtgtgcccaggtgagcaggCGTTCAAGCTCAGACTTGATCAGCCTGATCTGGCTGGGGGTGTCGCTGCTCACTCttaagggggttggacaagatgacctttgagggacccttccaacccgatgcagtctgtgactctgtcaaGAGCTGTGTGGGTGCCAGCACTGGAGGCTGTGTGGGGACACTCCAGGGTGCTCCACGGACACCTGAGCTTGggctctggcagagctgtgcccctcAGGAGGGTTTGAGCCATGGCAGTGCTATGCCTGGCCCAAGCTGTGCCCCTCAGAGTCTAGAGGCTGATGGGTCCTGACACTGATGTCCCtgaggggcagtgccagccgGGGCCAGCCGGTGGTGCTCAGAGGTGTCTTGTTCTCCCTCTCAGGattgctccagccctgctgcgcCAGGCCTCCTATGGCACCATAAAGATTGGCATCTACCAGAGCCTGAAGCGGCTGTTTGTGGACCGCCTGGAAGGTCAGTGGTGGTCAAGGTGGCACCTCTTCTGTTCCCTGTGCCCTCTGGTGTggcctcttcctctcctgtccctctcagCCTTGGGTTTCCACAGAAATGGAGGTTTTTGGCTCCACGCTGGGCTTCTGTTGGCACAGTGGCAGCAAGGGTGGGTCAGGACAGACATGGGTCTCACTCTGCTTGGTGCACAGTCTCCAGCAgtctgctcctccagccagctctggctTTGCCCAGCCATTTGTCTCTAGTTTACAAAGTTAGAGACCAAAAAGAAAAGGTGTTGGTGGCCCCAGCTCATCCCTTCCTTCTGGGTAGTCTTAGGGGAGTCATCATCTGTCATTACTGCTGATCAACAGCTAACTGGCTGGGGGCAaggggatggggccaggctcttctcagtggtgcccagggacaggacaaggggcagtgggcacaaacttgaaccctggaggttccacctgaacagaaagagaaagttctttggtgtgagggtgctggagccctggagcaggctgctctgagaggttgtgcagtctcctcctctggagagcttccagccccagctggacattgtgatcctgggcaagctgctgagggtgcccctacttgagcaggaggttggactggatgatcctcagaggtcccttccaaccccaccatgctgggattctggcaCCACATCCCATCTGTCCATCAGATATGGGACAGGGATGGAAAGCTGCATTTatctctcttgtgctgctgctggaacctGATCACAGCCCATCTGGGTGggctctccagctgtgcctccagccacagagatggCTCAGTGGATGCTTTTGACTTaggtgcctgtggcaggaggggcttttccagcttCAAGTTAACTGCATTTCCAGCTGTGAGTAGCAGTGCTTCCAGCTGTGACAATCTTTCACTTctagctgtgagcagcagcgtTTCCAGCTGTAACAGCCTTTCCAGCTGTGACTAGCAACGTTCCCAGGTGTAAGTAGCAGTATTGTGTTTCCAGCTGTGAGTAACAATATttcctgctgtgagcagcagctctgaatttccagctgtgagcagcagtttCCAGCTGTGAGTAGTAACATTTCCTTTCCAGCTGTGACTAGAAGTATTTCCAGCTGTGAGTAGCAGCATTGCATTTCCAGCTGTGACTAGAAGTATTtccagctgtgagcagcagcattgCATTTCCAGCTGTGACTAGAAGTATTTCTAGCTGTGAGTAGCAATGTTTCCTGCTGTGAGTGGCAGCATTGCATTtccagctgtgagcagcagtgtTTCCAGCTGTGAGTAGCAGTATGGCATTtccagctgtgagcagcactCTGAATGTTTGTCTCCCCACAGGCCTGGGGCAGCCAGTGGCCAGGTCTCCTCTGGGAAGTGCTGTGGTCAGTACCAGCAAGGGCCTTTGCCTTTCCCTCAGCCTCATACTGAGCCTGGAAGACTGGGATcatgccccccacccctcccagaacTAACTGCCTCTAACTCTGCCTGAGTGTCTTACTCTCTGTTTTCTCGAGGTGTCTGGGGCTCCAAATCAACGTGCACTGGTGTCAGGTGGCCTTGAGAAGCGTTGGGTTGTCCCTCTGTGTCTTGGCTTCATGAGAGATGCATCCCTGGATGCTGAAATCCCAGATAACTGCTCCAGATTGTCCCCTAacagtggtgttgggtcagtggttggactcaatgatctcagagggttttcccaaccaaaacagttctgtgattctgtcacacAGGCTCCTCCCTGGCTGACCAGCCTGACCCACCACTCAGACccactctgctcctgctttctgtccccagctggagtggggatgtccctgctgtcaGCTGGTGGTCACTGGCCAGCCCCTACTcgtgcagctgcagcctgtgatTTGTGACCTGAGCTTTCTGCTCTTCTCACAGCTTCCTGCTTGTTCAGTAGGATCTCTGCAGCTTCAGGTCTTCAGGAGCTGACTTTCTCCTCTTGGTTGCAGACGAAACGTTGCTCATCAATGTGATCTGTGGAGTGGTTTCGGGGGTGATCTCCTCAGCTATTGCCAACCCAACAGATGTGCTGAAGGTAAGAGCTGGCCCTGgccaggcacagctcctggctctggctgccttccaGCGAAGACATAtctctcccagctgcagagagggagcaaaTGTTGATTCAGGAGGAGAAAAGATCAGtgggagaggaaaacaaatcCAGAACCTTCATAatggccaggagaaggttgtGAAACACTGGTTAAGAGTTGATTCATGGACTTGATAGAGCACAAAACCTGCTCTGGGAAGGGGTGGAGGCTCTGTTATCTCAGCTGAGTAAGGTAGTGGAAGCCAGCTACTCCTCAGACATTCTCAGCTCTGGTCCCAGTGTTGGGCTTTGGCGCTGCCACAAAGTCCTGCCTGTCCCATGGAGCAAGCAGAGCCCGGTGAGGACTGCTTGGTCCTCTCCATTCCCTGCTGCAAGGTCACTAGGGCCAGGatagctctgccctgagcagaaGGAGAGCTTTCCCATGCTTCTCCCTGTCTGGAGCAACTTTCTTGCAGTGGGAAGGCCTTGCCTGTCACTTCTTGGTCTTCTCTGAGAAGTGCAGTTTCCAGCTTGTCACTGTCACCAtttgcagggagagggcaggtggACATCGGTGTCTGCTCCAAGTTGCTCTGATGTTCTTCCTACCAGGAGGTCCACTGGGCTGGCATCTCTGGGCACTGATGCCATCCTGCTGATGCCATCTCCCTGGCTCTCCTGTTTCTTCCAGATCCGAATGcaggcccagggcagcctgttccagggtggGATGATCGGCAGCTTCATTGACATCTACCAGCAGGAAGGAACCCGAGGCCTTTGGAGGGTGAGCACCAGCTGCTGGAACCTCTCACCAGCAGGAGAACTCAGAGCTCCCTCAACTCACTCTCTACACGTGGGTGCAGCTCTTGGAGAACCTTGAACCAAAGTTGGAAGCAAGGTTCTGGTAGCCAGACCatcaggagcagggctgtggtggaggctggggctgtgcttggccaggaggggcttgtttccagggctggagctggtgtgCATCAGGTACAGGAGTGTCCCTGAGTGTACCCCTCTGGTCCTGCCTGAAGGGGGATGCTGAGCCTGGTTTGTCTTGGAGTCAGCTGGAGGTGACCCTGCATGTGGTGAGTGAGACAGTTCACGTCCTGagagtctgagcagctgagctcctcACGGGGAGGAGGAGTTCTTCCGTGACCCCAAGAGACACCAATGTCATTCAGCAGCTTTCTCGAGTTCAAAGGGACAAATCCACTGTGTCCCACCCTGCCCAGTCTTAGACCTCTTAAAAGTTGCTctctgagcacacagagcaggacAGAGAGGTGGCTTTGGGGGAAGCTGCTGACCATTACCAGTGCCTGAGCCTTGCTGGTGGGGTTTCAGGAGTGGCTCTTCAGTTTGGTGCTGCCTCCTGGTGCTGCTTTTCAGCACAGGCATCAGTGGGGACTGCTCTATGTGTTCTGTGGGGTGTTGGTGGTGCCGACTGGAATACCAGACTGGGAGGACTGACTGATACaccttcaggctgtgctgctgttcagccagacctggagaggctggagagcactgGGAGAGGAACCTCATGAGGGTCAAGAATACATGtggagtcttgcatctgggcaGGACTAACaccatgcaccagtacagattaggagctgacctgctggagagcagctccacagacaaggacctgggggtcctggtggacaatgAGTTTAAGTTATCcttgagccagcaatatgccttcgtggccaagaaggccaatggcatcctggggtacattaagaagactgtggccagcagatctagagagcttcttctgcccctctactctgtcctggtgaggccacagctggagtaccgggtccaattttgggctccctgaTTCAGAAggaacagggaactactggagagagtccaacagaggctatgaggatgatgaagggactggaacatctatctgatgatgaaaggctgagaaacctggggcaggttggcctggagaagagaaggttgagaggagggaatctgatcaatgcttataattatctgaagggtgggtgtcaagaagaagcagccaggctcttctcaatggtgtcctgtgacaaggacaaggagcactgAACACAAACTTGAacccaggaagctccacctcaacatgaggaaaagcttccttggtgtgagggtgctggatccctggagcagcctgctcagagaggttgtggagtctcctctggagacttttgaacccatctagatgcattcctgtgtgacctgctcaaggtgaccttgctttagcagtggggctggcctcagtggtctccagaggtcccttccaacctgtttattctgtgattgtgtgactgCTCTTTGTGCTTTGCAGGGTGTTGTGCCAACAGCTCAAAGAGCTGCCATCGTGGTCGGGGTGGAACTGCCAGTCTATGACATCACCAAGAAGCACTTAATTCTGTCAGGCCTAATGGGTGACACCATCTTTGCCCACTTTGTGTGAGTACTGCCTGCAGCTGACAGGCTCTCTGGGCTTGGCAGGGACCTGTGAAGCAAAGGAGCAAGGTGGGATTTGGAGTGAGATCTGTTCAGAGCAGAGAATAGGCTTGGTACTTCTGAGGGACATGCTGCAttggctggagcagctcagaacTGACCAAGTGTACCTAGAAGGAACTCCATGGGGAGAGAGCCTGTCAGAAGTCCTCTGATGATGTGAAACATCATCGTGACTTCAGCCTGCTGGTGacctgaggtgctgctgctccatgGCTGGTTctgctgtgcacacagcagGAGGTCGggtgtgtctgctgcagcagtAGGTCGAAGGTGCTGCTCCAGTCCCAGGTCCTCCTTTATAGACACCATCAGCTTAAGGACACTGCTGTGAGAGCTTTGTGAAGATCACAGGACCCTGGGTGACCTGATGTGTGTTGCTCGGAGCAAGGGGTGGGTTAGGGACCTCCCAAAGTCTTCTTTCACCTACTTGTTCCTGTTCTCCTGCCAGACACTTtatctggaggtgctgcagctcttctctgggGGTTGCCTGCAGAGGGCTGAAGGTGACAAGCTCTAAACAATGCGTGGAGGGAGGAGGCTTGCAGTTGCATGCTCCCTTCTGTTGTCCTtgatcttcctccctccttccctaccTTGAGGAGATTTTTGCTCTGGGGAGGAGGATGTTGTGCTTCCAGAAGCTGCCTTCAGGTCTGTGTCACCTCCACAGCATCTGGAGGACTCGGTGGACTGTGAGCTGCCACTCTGGTAGAGACCCAGTGGTGGCTCCATGAGGGTCTGGGTTAGGCAGAGCTGAGGTGTCCCTTGCCCTGGGTGTGAGGGTCCTGAGCTGGCTGtttcctccctctgcctggTTCCTGAGTGGGTGCAAGGATGTTTGCAGCTAAACGCCAGGGAAAACTGTTCTGTTGTGGCTACACCAAGGTCTTTCTGAGCTGAGGTGGTGtcttcagagctgcttctctgctctcttgctGTCTGTAGGTCCAGTTTCACCTGTGGGCTGGCTGGAGCCATCGCCTCCAACCCCGTGGACGTGGTGCGGACGCGGATGATGAACCAGCGGGCGATCGTGGGCAGCACGGAGCTCTACAGGGGCACGCTGGACGGGCTCGTCAAGGTGagggtgggcacagccctgggagatgAAGTGGGCAGAACCCTGTGCTCCAGAGtggccaggctccagcaccacgTGCTACTGGAATGAGCagttagaattgtagaatggtttggctttgggggaatctttcaaggtcatccagtccaaccccttacagtcagcagggacatctgcaactagagcagattgctccaAGCCACAAACAATCTGACccggaatggttccagggatggggcagccaTCACTTCTCTGGGTGACCTGGACCCAGGTCTCAACACCCTTAGTGTAAAAATGAGGTAGCATCAGGGTTGTGGCTTCAGCTGGTGGGATCATCATTGCTCTGTGGAttccacagcagcaggatgTGCTGGTCAGTGAGTGTCCCACACAAACAGAGAAGGACCTAGAGCCACCCTCTTGAGCTCATCATCAGCTGAAGCATCCTCCTCCCAACCTTCTGGGCCAAAGCTTTGTTGGTGCTGCAGTTTGGTTAGGCTCACCTACTGTAAGAgacacctcagcatctccagcagcccacctgcctcctgcagcagctggcaagtCCATGATAGCACAGCTGGGCTTGGAGAGATGGGCAGCGTGGCCCTGCTGTGTCTCAGAACTGGCctgtctcttctctcctcccagACGTGGAAGAGTGAAGGCTTCTTCGCACTCTACAAAGGCTTCTGGCCCAACTGGCTGCGGCTTGGTCCCTGGAACATCATCGTATCCTTCAGCGTGGGCAGGGGGAGACCcagctgaggcacagagcagatgCCCTGGTGGGACACCTCTTTGTCCCTGTCCacttcaggctgcacagcctggagcaCCCTCCCCGTCCTGCCCGGACAGATGGGAGCTGggatgtggctgctgctggttccGGTGGCAGAAAATGGCACTGTCTGTGgatgctgcttccagcagctctgcagtggctCCTGCAGGGACTTCAGCACAGCATCTTGGCAGGGGGAATGCTGTGAAGTGAATGCTCAGTTTGAGTCTTTGGCCTGAGCTTGTGGAGGTGCTGCCTGTGTTGGATCAGGTCCTGGTTTATCAGGGATGCCTGagaacctgctgctgctccacgaTGGTGCTGGTTTGTTCTGCAGAGACAATGCTGCTGTGTTGCTGGACCAAATAATAGActcccagactggtttgggtgggaggggaccttcaaagctcatctagcccaacccccctgtagtcagcagggacatctgctgacatcagagcaggttgctcaagcaaCCTGATGTGAAATGGTGCCAGAGGTGAGGCAtctcccacttctctgggcaacctgggccaggctcacaccaccctcagtgtcaaacatttctcccttctctccagtctgaatctacttcTTTGAGttcaaaaccatcaccccttgtgctgtcacagctTTCTGACTGGTCCCTTGAAGTCCTGCAgtgccaccagaaggtctctctggagccttctccaggctgaaccatctcacctctctcagcctggcctcacagcagagggcttccaaccCTCCCATCGCTGCTGTGGtgtccaacaggtccctgtctctgccgtgctgaggactccagagctggccccagcactgcaggtggggtctcaacagaggaaaacacaggggcagaataccctctctccacctgctgcccatgctgctgctggggtgcagGGTTTTCCTTGCCCTCTGAAGTTTGGGACATGATTGATTTTTCTTGacgaggctctgaggtgaccttattgtgaccttccagcatcttaaggggcctacaagaaagctggggagggactttttaggctgtcaggtagtgataggactgggaggaatggtgAGATTCCTAGAAAGCTAGAAATGgtgagattcagactggatgataggagaagttcttcatgatgaaggtggtgagagcctggaatgggttgaccagggaggtggtggaagccccatccctggaggtgtttaaggccaggctggatgaggctctggccagcctgatctagtgtgaggtgtgcctgcccatggcagggggggttggaactagatggtctttgtggtcccttccaaccctgactgattctatgattctgtgacatcccAGCCTGGGGTTAGAGCCACCTCCCTTGCTCAGTGGTCTGGGCAAGCTGGGCCAGTTTGCTCTGGGATCTCCTCCTGGTAGTTGTTGCCCCACAGCTCTCATCTCTTGGTACAGGTCAGAAGGGCTTCCCCGTGCTGgttttcagctgtgctgatatccacctgctttggcaggcGTGGCCTGGTCACCTCTGGAGGCCCGGTGCAGCTTTTCAGGTGTTTTGCCCAATTCCTTGACCTTCCCTGCAGTTTTTTATCACATACGAGCAGCTGAAGCGCCTCCCGTTCTGACAGCTGCCTTCATCCTACCGGAGTCCTCCTCCAGACCTGCAGCAgcgagctctgctgcagcctccctcttCATTTCACCACCCCTGTGCTTTGATGTCTGGATAGATGTGGGTCtgggctctcctcctcctcctcccccccgcaAATGCATGGTCCCTGGAGCACGGCCTGGCTGGAGGGTAACCAGGAGGCTGGTGGTGCCATCAGCTGCGGGTTTGGTCACACAGTTTTCATGGTTTACAAGTGTCTGGACCCCAAGTGCTGTCTTCTGTGAAGATGTGTGGGTTGTGGTGGCCTTTTGGTGCAGCTGAGGTTTGGGGGTTGGCTTGGGGATGGGTTTTTTGCCGTGCCTGTGGGGcgaggctgggggctgggcaggTGCTGTTGTGTTTCCTCCAGAACTGTAACCTCATTAAATTATTTATTGACTGGTCTGGCTGGGGATCCTGGTGGGGAGCATTTACAGCAGGGCTGTCACAGAGCAGGTGGCCTCTCTGCTCCTGAAGAGTatcacagcctggcctgggttggaagggacctggtgTGATGGCCCTGGTGGTATTATGTCCTTGATCTGACTTGAGGATCTTtgccaaccaaaaccattccatgattctgtaattaaagagcatccagttccaaaccctctgccataagcagggagacttctcactagatcaggttgctcaaggccccatccagcctggctttgaacgctgccaggcttggagtctccacaacttctctgggcaatctgttccagtgcctcaccaccctcacggggaagaatttcttcctaatatctcaATCCCTGACAGTTTGAGGCCGtcaccccttgtcctttcactcCATGCCTGCTGTGTGCCATGTCATGCCCGGgccctgctctcagcctctccccaggtTACTGTTTGACAGAACAGCTTCATTCTGCCCCATTTCCTGGCAGCCAGCTGGGATTTTTCCAGCTCagggggcaggagcagtggcttgGAGCTCTTTAAAGGGACAGGGCAAGTCCCAGTCACATCTCAAAGATCACTAAATcccagaacagtttgggttggaagggaccttagaagatcatctagttccaagccctgcACCATGGGCAGCAACACTTACCAgtagcccaagttgctcaaggccttatccaacctggccttgaacttcccaggaaggtggcatgcacaacctccctgggcaacctgttctagtgtctcgttaccctcatagtgaagaacaacttcttaatgtccagcccaaatctcccctgctctagtttcaaaccactgccccttctcctgtcaccgCAGGCACTTGGAAACctcatccaacccctctgccccaGTAGGGTCACCCACAGAAGGTTggccaggatcacagtgtccaggtggggaCTCTGTTGCCTTGTTCCCTCTTCCCAGTCCCCATGTCAGAGCAAGGCACTGGTTCTGCTTAGGTGCCTGGTGTTTGGCTGGGGGATGTCCCCCACCCACTG
This genomic window from Pogoniulus pusillus isolate bPogPus1 chromosome 19, bPogPus1.pri, whole genome shotgun sequence contains:
- the SLC25A14 gene encoding brain mitochondrial carrier protein 1; protein product: MSALNWKPFVYGGLASIVAEFGTFPVDLTKTRLQVQGQSTDARFREVRYRGMFHALFRICREEGGRALYSGIAPALLRQASYGTIKIGIYQSLKRLFVDRLEDETLLINVICGVVSGVISSAIANPTDVLKIRMQAQGSLFQGGMIGSFIDIYQQEGTRGLWRGVVPTAQRAAIVVGVELPVYDITKKHLILSGLMGDTIFAHFVSSFTCGLAGAIASNPVDVVRTRMMNQRAIVGSTELYRGTLDGLVKTWKSEGFFALYKGFWPNWLRLGPWNIIFFITYEQLKRLPF